Proteins from a genomic interval of Trifolium pratense cultivar HEN17-A07 linkage group LG6, ARS_RC_1.1, whole genome shotgun sequence:
- the LOC123890903 gene encoding pentatricopeptide repeat-containing protein At3g05340, whose amino-acid sequence MKPRWKLNSNLPPWMDSLNLPFNIKPPTSQYPFPATSTHADLTSLLSLCGTNRNLTLGSSIHARIIKQPPSFHFYASKRNALFVWNSLLSMYSKCGQLCNAVKVFDHMPVRDTVSWNTMISGFFRNQDFDPGFKFFKQMRVCCGFDKATLTTMLSACDGMRLGLGLGFSSSVTQMIHCLVFVGGFEGETTVGNALITSYFKCDCFSQGRKVFDEMIERNVVTWTAVISGLAQNEFYEDSLRLFAQMRCGDVSPNVLTYLSALMACSGLQALRDGLKIHGLLWKLGMQSDLCIESALMDLYSKCGSLDAAWQIFESAEELDGVSLTVILVAFAQNGFEDEAIQIFTKMVALGMEVDANMVSAVLGVFGVGTSLALGKQIHSLIIKNNFSENPFVGNGLVNMYSKCGDLSDSLRVFYHMTQKNSVSWNSIIAAFARHGDGFKALQFYEEMRVEGTAPTDVTFLSLLHACSHAGLVEKGMELLESMTRDHSIIPRSEHYACVVDMFGRAGHLNEAKKFIEGLPEDSGVLVWQALLGACSIHGDSEMGKYAADKLFSAAPDSPAPYVLMANIYSIEGKWKERASSIKRMKDMGVAKEVGISWIEIEKKVNSFVVGDKLHPQADIIFWVLSGLLKHLKDEGYVPDKKCILFYLEQDKED is encoded by the coding sequence ATGAAACCCAGATGGAAATTGAACTCCAATCTCCCTCCATGGATGGATTCTCTAAACCTACCATTCAACATAAAGCCACCAACTTCCCAATACCCATTTCCTGCAACCTCAACCCACGCAGATTTAACTTCTCTTCTCTCCCTTTGCGGGACAAACAGAAACCTCACTCTCGGTTCTTCCATTCATGCTCGTATCATCAAACAACCTCCATCTTTCCATTTTTATGCCTCCAAACGTAATGCCCTTTTTGTTTGGAACTCTCTCCTTTCCATGTATTCAAAATGTGGTCAGCTGTGTAATGCTGTTAAGGTGTTTGATCATATGCCTGTGAGAGATACTGTGTCCTGGAATACAATGATTTCTGGGTTTTTTAGGAATCAGGATTTTGACCCGGGTTTTAAGTTCTTTAAGCAAATGAGAGTGTGTTGTGGATTTGATAAAGCTACTCTTACTACAATGTTGTCAGCTTGTGATGGAATGAGATTAGGATTAGGATTAGGATTCTCTTCTAGTGTAACACAAATGATCCACTGTTTGGTGTTTGTTGGTGGTTTTGAGGGGGAAACTACAGTTGGGAATGCTCTTATAACGTCGTATTTTAAATGTGATTGTTTTAGTCAAGGAAGGAAGGTTTTTGATGAGATGATTGAGAGGAATGTTGTGACTTGGACGGCTGTGATTTCTGGCCTCGCGCAAAATGAATTTTATGAGGATAGTTTGAGGTTGTTTGCTCAAATGCGTTGTGGGGATGTGAGTCCTAATGTTTTGACATATTTGAGTGCACTCATGGCTTGTTCGGGTTTACAGGCATTAAGGGATGGCCTGAAAATTCATGGCTTGTTATGGAAATTGGGAATGCAGTCGGATTTATGTATTGAAAGTGCTTTGATGGATTTGTATTCAAAGTGTGGTAGTTTAGACGCAGCATGGCAGATTTTTGAGTCTGCTGAGGAGCTTGATGGAGTCTCATTGACTGTAATACTTGTAGCTTTTGCTCAAAATGGATTTGAGGATGAGGCTATCCAGATATTTACGAAAATGGTGGCGCTGGGGATGGAAGTTGATGCCAACATGGTTTCTGCTGTTCTTGGGGTATTTGGTGTTGGCACTTCTTTGGCTCTTGGAAAGCAGATTCACtctttaatcataaaaaataatttcagtGAAAATCCTTTTGTTGGTAATGGACTTGTAAACATGTACTCCAAGTGTGGAGATTTGTCTGACTCGCTCCGAGTGTTCTATCATATGACTCAAAAGAATTCAGTTTCATGGAACTCGATAATTGCAGCTTTTGCTCGCCATGGAGACGGTTTCAAGGCACTTCAATTTTATGAAGAGATGAGAGTGGAGGGTACAGCACCAACGGATGTTACATTTTTGTCACTGCTTCATGCTTGCAGTCATGCAGGATTAGTTGAGAAGGGTATGGAGCTTTTGGAATCTATGACTAGAGATCACAGCATAATTCCTAGGTCAGAACATTATGCATGTGTCGTCGACATGTTTGGGAGGGCAGGACATCTTAATGAAGCTAAGAAATTCATTGAGGGATTGCCTGAGGATTCTGGTGTGCTAGTTTGGCAAGCATTGCTTGGTGCTTGTAGCATACATGGTGATTCTGAGATGGGTAAATATGCTGCTGATAAACTATTTTCAGCTGCTCCAGATAGCCCAGCTCCTTATGTTTTGATGGCAAACATATATTCTATTGAAGGGAAATGGAAAGAGAGAGCAAGTTCCATTAAGAGAATGAAAGATATGGGGGTAGCAAAAGAAGTAGGTATAAGTTGGATTGAGATAGAAAAGAAAGTGAATAGTTTTGTGGTAGGGGATAAATTGCATCCACAAGCTGATATTATATTCTGGGTTTTGTCTGGTTTGCTGAAACACTTGAAAGATGAAGGCTATGTACCTGATAAAAAGTGCATTCTCTTCTACTTGGAACAAGATAAAGAGGACTAG
- the LOC123890901 gene encoding mannosylglycoprotein endo-beta-mannosidase-like: MAEEHHRKTTLDGGSWLAARSTEVKFTGTQLTTTHPPTSSTSPWIQAVVPGTVLATLVKNKVVPDPFYGLQNEAIIDIADSGREFYTFWFFTTFHCNLSTNQYCDLNFRGINYSADVYLNGHKTVLPKGMFRRHSIDVTDILHPDGNNLLAVLVHPPDHPGTIPPEGGQGGDHEIGKDVTTQYVEGWDWMTPIRDRNTGIWDEVSISVTGPVKIIDPHLVSSFFDNYERAYLHTTTELENRSSWTAECSLTVQVTMELEDSICLVEHLQTRNLSIPAKSRVQYTFPELFFYKPNLWWPNGMGKQSLYNVVISIDVKEFGESDSWSHLFGFRKIESHIDDATGGRLFKVNGEPVFIRGGNWILSDGLLRLSKKRYNTDIKFHADMNFNMIRCWGGGLAERPEFYHYCDYYGILVWQEFWITGDVDGRGVPISNPKGPLDHDLFLFCARDTVKLLRNHPSLALWVGGNEQTPPDDINAALKIDLRLHPDFESVDENTKSMGDLSLVLRDPSPKDPSQYLDGTRIYIQGSMWDGFADGMGNFTDGPYEIQNPEHFFKDNFYNYGFNPEVGSVGMPVASTIRATMPSEGWQIPVFKKLSNGYVEEVPNPIWEYHKYIPYSKPNKVHDQIQLYGNVKDLDDFCLKAQLVNYIQYRALLEGWTSRMWSKYTGVLIWKTQNPWTGLRGQFYDHLLDQTAGFYGCRCAAEPIHVQLNLATYFIEVVNTSSEELSNVAIEASVWDLEGTCPYYEVHENLSLLPKKVAPIVEMKYPKSKTPKPVYFLLLKLYNMADHTIISRNFYWLHLSGEDYKLLEPYRKKKIPLKITSKVSVDESTYNIQVNVTNTSESPQDSKIPTLDYSSTSTANAHGAEKEHETGWFKRIHKCFAGKSDGLKDSEINGDGVGVAFFLHLSVHASKTDYKEGEDTRILPVHYSDNYFSLVPGESMAVDISFEIPQGVTPRVSLDGWNYDGRQTILEIV, from the exons AGCCAGGTCTACTGAGGTCAAATTCACCGGAACTCAGCTCACTACTACTCATCCTCCTACTTCCTCCACTTCCCCATGGATCCAAGCCGTCGTTCCCGGAAC TGTTCTAGCTACCTTGGTGAAGAACAAAGTCGTTCCAGATCCTTTCTATGGACTTCAAAACGAAGCTATCATCGACATTGCTGATTCTGGAAGAGAATTTTACACTTTCTGGTTTTTCACAACTTTTCACTGCAACCTT TCAACTAATCAATACTGTGATCTGAACTTTCGAGGAATCAATTACTCTGCTGATGTGTATTTAAATGGCCACAAAACCGTTCTTCCAAAAGGAATGTTTCGAAGGCACTCTATTGATGTCACTGATATTCTTCATCCTGATGGTAATAACCTGCTTGCTGTTCTTGTTCATCCTCCGGATCATCCTGGGACGATTCCTCCTGAAGGGGGGCAAGGCGGTGATCACGAG aTAGGAAAGGATGTAACCACACAATATGTTGAAGGTTGGGACTGGATGACTCCTATAAG AGATAGGAATACTGGAATATGGGATGAGGTTTCCATTTCCGTTACCGGG CCTGTAAAAATAATTGATCCCCACTTGGTTTCATCATTCTTCGACAATTATGAGAGAGCATATTTACATACAACAACTGAATTGGAAAACAGGAGCTCCTGGACCGCTGAGTGTTCTTTGACTGTCCAAGTTACAATGGAACTCGAAGATAGCATTTGCTTGGTAGAGCATCTTCAAACTCGAAACCTCTCAATTCCTGCAAAATCACGGGTGCAATATACATTTCCTGAG CTTTTCTTCTACAAGCCCAATTTATGGTGGCCCAATGGAATGGGAAAGCAATCTCTGTACAACGTTGTCATTAGCATTGATGTTAAAGAATTTGGCGAGTCTGATTCATGGAGCCATCTCTTTGGATTCCGAAAAATCGAGAGCCATATTGATGATGCTACTGGTGGAAG GCTATTTAAAGTCAATGGAGAACCAGTTTTTATTCGTGGGGGTAACTGGATATTGTCTGATGGGTTACTGCGGCTTTCAAAGAAGCGGTATAATACAGATATCAAATTTCATGCAGATATGAATTTTAACATGATAAGATGCTGGGGTGGTGGACTGGCAGAAAGGCCAGAGTTTTATCATTATTGTGATTATTATGGCATTTTG GTATGGCAAGAGTTCTGGATTACAGGGGATGTTGATGGACGTGGAGTTCCAATATCTAATCCAAAAGGTCCGCTGGATCACGATCTTTTCTTGTTTTGTGCAAGAGACACAGTCAAGCTTCTTCGAAATCATCCTAGTCTTGCCCTGTGGGTGGGTGGAAATGAACAAACTCCGCCGGATGATATAAATGCTGCTCTGAAAATTGATTTGAGGCTTCATCCTGATTTTGAAAGTGTAGATGAAAATACTAAATCTATGGGAGACTTGTCCCTGGTGTTGAGGGACCCTAGCCCGAAGGATCCTAGCCAATACCTCGATGGTACACGCATTTACATACAGGGTTCAATGTGGGATGGATTTGCTGATGGAATGGGGAACTTCACTGATGGTCCTTATGAAATTCAAAATCCTGAACACTTCTTCAAGGATAACTTTTACAATTATGGATTCAATCCAGAGGTTGGTTCTGTGGGAATGCCAGTTGCATCAACCATAAGAGCAACAATGCCATCAGAAGGATGGCAAATACCGGTGTTTAAGAAACTTTCCAATGGTTATGTAGAAGAAGTTCCAAATCCCATATGGGAATATCATAAATACATTCCTTATTCAAAACCAAACAAGGTTCATGATCAGATTCAACTTTATGGTAATGTAAAAGATCTTGATGATTTTTGTTTGAAA gcaCAGCTTGTTAACTACATACAATATAGAGCTCTTCTGGAGGGATGGACTTCTCGTATGTGGAGTAAATATACAGGTGTATTGATATGGAAGACACAAAATCCTTGGACTGGTCTGAGAGGTCAATTTTATGATCATCTACTTGACCAAACAGCTGGTTTTTATGGTTGTCGATGTGCTGCAGAACCAATTCACGTACAACTTAATCTGGCTACATATTTTATAGAG GTTGTTAATACTAGCTCAGAAGAATTGTCTAATGTAGCTATTGAAGCTTCAGTGTGGGATCTCGAAGGAACATGTCCATACTACGAAGTTCATGAAAATCTCTCTTTGCTACCAAAAAAGGTTGCACCTATTGTTGAGATGAAATATCCGAAGTCAAAAACTCCAAAGCCAGTGTACTTTCTTCTTCTCAAACTCTATAACATGGCAGATCATACAATTATATCCAGAAACTTTTATTGGTTGCATCTTTCTGGTGAAGACTACAAGTTATTGGAGCCATATAGGAAGAAGAAAATACCTCTCAAGATAACATCGAAGGTTTCGGTTGATGAGTCCACTTATAATATTCAAGTGAATGTGACAAACACATCTGAAAGCCCACAAGACTCTAAAATTCCAACACTTGATTACAGTTCAACTTCAACGGCTAATGCACATGGGGCAGAAAAAGAACATGAAACTGGTTGGTTCAAGAGGATACATAAATGTTTTGCTGGGAAAAGTGATGGTTTGAAAGATTCTGAAATAAATGGGGATGGTGTTGGTGTTGCTTTCTTTCTCCATCTCTCTGTCCATGCTTCAAAGACAGACTATAAGGAGGGGGAAGACACGAGAATTCTTCCGGTTCATTACTCGGATAACTATTTTTCGCTAGTCCCAGGAGAGAGCATGGCTGTTGATATATCTTTTGAGATCCCTCAGGGTGTCACTCCTAGAGTCAGTCTTGATGGCTGGAATTATGATGGAAGACAAACCATTCTTGAAATTGTATGA
- the LOC123890902 gene encoding kinesin-like protein KIN-14S — MEDRVIDMLTEKFNRFVIHCNSNSEPDNSSEQLNETSDDMYENTMSSGVHEISPQQGHTLPILKKVIDLSTKAQNLKREHGSLSDQVKLTFESFPGLDVLKSVQLLGAEYENLKRKYLEESLERRRLNNEVIELKGNIRVFCRCRPLNENEIANESAVSVVNFESASEELQVICSDSSKKQFKFDHIFKPEDNQEAVFAQTKSIVASVLDGYNVCIFAYGQTGTGKTFTMEGTPEHRGVNYRTLEELFRISEDRQGTMKYELLVSMLEVYNEKIKDLLVGNPSEATKKLEVKQAADGTQEVPGLVETRVYGADGVWEILKSGNRVRSVGSTSANELSSRSHCLVRVTVLGENLINGQRTKSHLWLVDLAGSERVGKTDAEGERLKESQFINKSLSALGDVIAALASKSSHIPYRNSKLTHILQSSLGGDCKTLMFVQISPSSVDLTETLCSLNFATRVRGIESGPARKQVDLTELMKYKQMAEKSKHDEKEVRKLQDNLQSVQMKLTARELMCRNLQDKVRNLENQVAEERKARLNQESRSLATENTKKRTSLIPLERPPLRRINNSLPPPPERRPSSCNTSLNGKENIARTTSMTTRRRVSVAAKPPAAPSQTQQPLQPRRRVSLATFHPETTSDATTSLHTSASQFISGSNVHQPMIRRNNRKARYSSLFTPTTSSSETTPTLDKSRSRFAGSPTQAADSRMIARHPRPTVIALQRKSLVWSPLKWRRGAESSRKSSLLPSRPSTQMR; from the exons ATGGAAG ATCGAGTAATTGACATGCTTACAGAAAAGTTCAATCGATTTGTCATTCACTGCAATTCCAACTCCGAACCAG ATAATTCGTCGGAACAATTGAATGAAACCTCTGATGATATGTATGAGAATACTATGTCTAGTGGAGTCCATGAAATTTCTCCTCAGCAGGGTCATACTCTCCCAATATTGAAGAAAGTTATTGACCTAAGTACTAAAGCTCAG AACTTGAAGAGAGAACATGGTTCCCTTAGTGATCAAGTGAAGCTTACATTTGAGTCCTTTCCTGGTCTAGATGTTTTAAAGTCTGTTCAGCTTCTGG GTGCTgaatatgaaaatttgaaaagaaaGTACTTAGAGGAGTCACTTGAGCGTAGGCGGCTTAACAATGAAGTGATAGAACTCAAGGGAAATATAAGAGTTTTCTGCAGATGCAGACCgttaaatgaaaatgaaattgcTAATGAATCAGCGGTATCTGTTGTCAATTTTGAGTCAGCTTCTGAGGAGCTTCAAGTTATTTGCTCTGATTCttctaaaaaacaatttaaatttgatCACATATTCAAACCTGAAGATAATCAAG AGGCTGTTTTCGCACAAACAAAATCTATTGTTGCTTCAGTTTTAGATGGATATAATGTTTGCATTTTCGCATATGGTCAAACTGGAACTGGTAAGACTTTTACCATGGAGGGAACACCAGAGCATCGGGGAGTTAACTATAGAACCCTTGAGGAATTATTTCGGATTTCTGAAGATAGACAAGGCACGATGAAATACGAATTGCTTGTTAGTATGCTGGAGGTTTACAATGAAAAGATAAAAGATCTCTTGGTCGGAAATCCTTCTGAAGCCACTAAGAA GTTGGAGGTAAAGCAAGCTGCAGATGGAACCCAAGAAGTCCCAGGACTTGTTGAAACTCGTGTTTATGGAGCAGATGGTGTTTGGGAAATTCTGAAGTCTGGAAACAGAGTCAGATCAGTTGGTTCCACAAGTGCTAATGAGCTTAGCAGTCGTTCTCATTG TTTGGTGCGGGTAACTGTTCTGGGGGAGAATTTAATCAATGGCCAGAGAACAAAAAGTCACCTTTGGCTAGTAGACTTAGCTGGCAGTGAACGTGTAGGGAAAACTGATGCTGAAGGAGAAAGGCTGAAGGAATCTCAATTCATAAATAAGTCTCTATCAGCACTTGGTGATGTTATTGCAGCACTTGCGTCCAAATCATCCCACATACCTTATAG GAACTCGAAGCTCACTCATATACTTCAGAGCTCGTTAG GAGGTGATTGCAAAACTCTAATGTTTGTCCAAATAAGTCCTAGTTCAGTAGACTTAACAGAGACACTTTGTTCACTGAATTTTGCTACGCGTGTTCGAGGAATTGAGAGTGGCCCAGCCCGCAAACAAGTAGACCTCACTGAGCTTATGAAGTACAAGCAAATG GCTGAAAAGTCCAAACACGATGAGAAGGAAGTTAGGAAATTACAAGATAACTTGCAGTCAGTGCAAATGAAACTAACCGCAAGAGAACTCATGTGCCGAAATCTTCAAGACAAG GTTCGGAATCTAGAGAACCAGGTTGCAGAGGAGAGAAAAGCTAGATTAAACCAAGAAAGTCGATCACTTGCTACAGAGAATACCAAAAAGAGGACAtcactgattcctttggaaagACCCCCATTAAGAAGAATTAATAATTCCTTGCCTCCACCACCCGAGAGAAGGCCCTCCTCATGTAACACTTCCTTAAATGGAAAGGAAAACATTGCCAGAACGACCTCAATGACTACAAGAAGAAGGGTGTCTGTTGCTGCAAAACCTCCAGCTGCACCGTCACAAACACAGCAGCCCCTTCAGCCTAGGAGGCGAGTTTCCCTGGCAACATTTCATCCTGAAACAACTTCTGATGCCACTACTTCACTTCATACCTCTGCTTCTCAATTCATTAGTGGAAGCAATGTTCACCAACCAATGATAAGGAGGAACAACAGGAAAGCTCGGTATTCAAGTTTGTTCACCCCGACAACATCGTCAAGCGAAACAACACCAACTTTGGATAAGAGCCGCAGTAGGTTTGCTGGCAGTCCAACACAGGCAGCAGATTCGCGGATGATAGCTAGGCATCCACGCCCAACTGTGATTGCGCTGCAACGTAAATCTTTAGTATGGAGTCCTCTCAAGTGGAGAAGAGGCGCGGAAAGTAGCAGAAAGTCATCACTCTTGCCATCTCGGCCTTCCACCCAAATGCGATGA
- the LOC123890905 gene encoding probable microtubule-binding protein TANGLED: protein MVSKTPPTQNNNMLAVFDPVLIRQTLNKVDQCMNRLQELQFTVSGGTKLVSGVNLSPRSTRTYLRTSLRCKQESIRIKNSAQKTSPLGKFPKPANLGGEWRQMSLPAMLVGETVAEILQASQFTRQIVSVDSAKFSTEEPKTPLSQPSNKKADPENLQLIAKRRKEKQNKQQSDLSPSPPLQGVRSRINFKVSPPVKVRDFDKEKENNKYLANRVSPRNRPWERKTVLFPNPLFSSSTSSSSSSHQQKICKTRSPVISRNRVATTPHKFRIKSPHKFLINSPNRVTPPSPPPKFRIKSPHTFLIKSPNRVTTTTPPKFRTESPHKFINKSPNRVTTPSPPPKFRIKSPHTFLIKSPNRVTTTPPPKFRTESPHKFINKSPNRVTTPSPPPKFRIKSPHTFLIKSPNRVTTTTPPKFRTESPHKFINKSPNRVTTPHKFRIESPHKFLSKSPPSPKRTTRLNSPKRCGAASKRCGAASKSSRPISPSRLTAPTKNKRSVQKSDGLTCLSSPPKSKKSDGLVCLSNSSPKRSAPSKLHGSFSPSRLPTRLVSPLKSKKNVQKVDGLVSGSKQRPATTVQLPGPRFKHIL, encoded by the exons atggTCTCTAAAACCCCACCAACACAGAACAACAATATGTTAGCTGTTTTTGATCCTGTGCTAATCAGACAAACACTCAACAAG GTGGATCAATGCATGAATCGGCTACAAGAACTTCAGTTCACTGTGTCTGGTGGAACAAAGTTGGTTTCTGGAGTCAATCTTAGCCCTCGCAGTACCAGAACTTATCTCAGAACAAGTCTAAGGTGCAAGCAAGAATCTATTAG GATCAAGAATAGTGCACAAAAAACATCTCCACTGGGGAAGTTTCCCAAACCAGCTAATTTAGGAG GTGAGTGGAGGCAAATGTCATTGCCTGCAATGCTTGTAGGTGAAACTGTTGCAGAAATTTTACAGGCGAGTCAATTTACTAGACAAATAGTTTCTGTCGACAGTGCAAAATTCTCCACCGAGGAACCGAAAACACCACTATCCCAACCCTCAAACAAGAAAGCAGACCCTGAAAACTTACAGCTCATTGCTAAAAGAAGGAAGGAAAAGCAAAATAAACAACAATCTGATTTGTCACCATCACCACCACTTCAAGGAGTGCGTTCGAGAATCAACTTCAAGGTTTCTCCTCCAGTAAAAGTAAGAGACTTTGATAAAGAGAAAGAGAATAACAAGTATTTAGCAAATAGGGTATCTCCAAGGAATAGGCCATGGGAAAGAAAGACAGTACTATTCCCTAACCCTTTGTTTTCTTCTtccacttcttcttcttcttcttcacatcAACAAAAAATTTGCAAGACAAGATCACCTGTCATATCAAGAAATAGAGTAGCAACAACACCACACAAGTTTCGGATCAAATCGCCACATAAGTTTCTGATCAATTCACCAAATAGAGTAACACCACCATCACCACCACCCAAGTTTCGGATCAAATCGCCACATACGTTTCTGATCAAATCACCGAATAgagtaacaacaacaacaccaccCAAGTTTCGGACCGAATCACCACATAAGTTTATTAATAAATCACCAAATAGAGTAACAACACCATCACCACCACCCAAGTTTCGGATCAAATCGCCACATACGTTTCTGATCAAATCACCGAATAGAGTAACAACAACGCCACCACCCAAGTTTCGGACTGAATCACCACATAAGTTTATTAATAAATCACCAAATAGAGTAACAACACCATCACCACCACCCAAGTTTCGGATCAAATCGCCACATACGTTTCTGATCAAATCACCGAATAgagtaacaacaacaacaccaccCAAGTTTCGGACCGAGTCACCACATAAGTTTATTAACAAATCACCAAATAGAGTAACAACACCACACAAGTTTAGGATTGAATCACCGCATAAGTTTCTGAGCAAATCACCACCTTCACCCAAGAGAACTACAAGATTAAACTCTCCAAAGAGATGTGGTGCTGCATCAAAGAGATGCGGTGCTGCATCAAAATCGAGTCGACCTATCTCTCCTTCTAGATTGACTGCACCAACAAAGAACAAGAGAAGTGTGCAGAAAAGTGACGGATTAACGTGTTTGAGTTCTCCTCCAAAGAGCAAGAAAAGTGATGGATTGGTGTGTTTGAGCAACAGTTCTCCAAAGAGATCCGCTCCATCAAAATTACATGGATCTTTCTCTCCCTCGAGACTTCCAACAAGACTAGTTTCACCACTGAAGAGCAAGAAAAATGTACAGAAAGTTGATGGCTTAGTTAGTGGATCGAAACAACGGCCAGCAACAACAGTGCAATTGCCTGGTCCAAGATTTAAGCACATcttgtga
- the LOC123890904 gene encoding uncharacterized protein LOC123890904, translating into MEAIGLATPTTIAARMGSSWLCTFNLTTTTSKFVNCTFPLCLSFKNKTRTSCSCRGREDGPLSTPSAYAVLGVQPDCSPVEIKAAFRAKVKQFHPDVNRDENSDAMIRRVIQAYQILSSYTPSQIIETECLDPFDRPECEAFDVFVNELLCVGKACSSSCVERAPHAFRFDSSTGTARAFSQGQEEDYQVQCAVGQCPRSCIHYVTPSQRILLEELLHSILDVPYDTSAEEDLLFSLITKAKFENNRYQKPKKKTKSSTQHVDWF; encoded by the exons ATGGAAGCAATTGGTCTGGCCACTCCGACCACAATAGCAGCCAGAATGGGATCATCCTGGCTGTGTACCTTCAACTTAACAACAACAACTTCTAAGTTTGTAAACTGTACTTTTCCTTTGTGTCTGTCTTTTAAGAATAAAACAAGAACAAGTTGCAGTTGCAGAGGTAGAGAAGATGGTCCTCTATCCACTCCCTCTGCTTACGCCGTCCTTGGAGTCCAACCTGACTGCTCCCCCGTCGAAATTAAAGCCGCTTTTCGAGCCAAA GTGAAGCAGTTCCACCCAGATGTCAACCGAGATGAAAATTCTGATGCTATGATTCGCCGTGTAATTCAAGCATACCAA ATACTATCCAGCTACACACCATCACAAATTATTGAAAC GGAATGCTTAGATCCCTTTGACAGACCAGAGTGTGAAGCTTTTGATGTTTTTGTTAACGAGCTTCTTTGTGTCGGCAAAG CTTGTTCAAGTTCCTGTGTGGAAAGAGCACCTCATGCTTTCAGATTTGACTCTTCAACTGGAACAGCGCGTGCGTTTTCTCAAG GTCAAGAGGAAGATTACCAAGTTCAGTGTGCTGTTGGACAATGCCCTAGAAGTTGCATTCATTATGTAACACCATCACAGAGAATTCTTTTGGAGGAGTTACTTCACAG TATACTAGATGTACCCTATGATACATCAGCCGAGGAAGACTTGCTTTTTTCACTTATAACCAAAGCTAAGTTTGAGAATAACCGATACCAAAAGCCAAAGAAGAAAACCAAATCTTCAACCCAGCATGTCGATTGGTTTTAA